In bacterium, a single genomic region encodes these proteins:
- a CDS encoding NTP transferase domain-containing protein yields MSTRRIARCPPDAMTGADSDIHQTLDATAAVVLAAGLGKRFGGEHAKVMAPFHGRPLVQWVTDALDEAGIKRVVVVIGHHGEEVERLFPPGRVAFAWQHERLGTGHALCQCEPLLRGHQGHVLVLLGDAPCVRPQTIRDLLRLHREAHAAATILSAEVADPSGYGRIVRAADGTVDRIVEHRDADERIRSIREINSGMIAFRSELLWPNLERVDNDNAQGEYYLTDVIGFLRDGGHKVMAYIAPDPREVLGVNSPDDLRLLESLFPQM; encoded by the coding sequence ATGTCGACGCGAAGAATCGCCCGCTGCCCGCCTGATGCCATGACCGGCGCGGATTCCGACATTCACCAGACACTCGATGCGACCGCCGCGGTCGTGCTGGCCGCGGGACTGGGCAAACGCTTCGGCGGCGAACACGCCAAGGTGATGGCGCCCTTTCATGGCCGCCCGCTGGTGCAATGGGTCACCGATGCGTTGGATGAAGCGGGCATCAAGCGTGTGGTTGTCGTGATCGGGCATCACGGCGAGGAGGTCGAGCGCCTCTTTCCGCCCGGCCGAGTTGCGTTCGCCTGGCAGCATGAACGTCTGGGGACCGGGCACGCCCTGTGCCAGTGCGAGCCGCTCCTGCGCGGTCATCAAGGGCATGTGCTGGTGCTGTTGGGTGATGCCCCCTGCGTTCGCCCGCAGACTATTCGCGACCTGCTGCGTCTCCACCGCGAGGCCCACGCCGCCGCCACCATTCTCTCCGCCGAAGTCGCCGATCCGAGCGGTTATGGACGGATCGTGCGCGCCGCCGACGGCACCGTTGACCGCATCGTCGAGCACCGCGACGCCGACGAGCGCATCCGCTCCATCCGCGAAATCAATTCCGGCATGATCGCCTTCCGCTCCGAACTGCTCTGGCCCAACCTCGAACGTGTCGACAACGACAACGCGCAGGGGGAATACTACCTGACCGACGTGATCGGCTTCTTGCGCGACGGCGGCCACAAAGTGATGGCTTACATCGCTCCCGATCCGCGCGAAGTCTTGGGCGTGAATTCTCCCGACGATCTGCGTCTGCTCGAATCGCTGTTTCCGCAAATGTAG
- the dcd gene encoding dCTP deaminase: MSIKSDSWIKEMALKHRMIEPFADRQVRQGVISYGVSSYGYDMRVADEFKVFTNVRTTVVDPKQFDANAFVEIQADVCTIPPNSFALARSVEYFRIPRRVLTVCVGKSTYARCGIITNVTPFEPEWEGFVTLEISNTTPLPARIYANEGIAQVLFFESDEDCEVSYADKKGKYQGQQGITVPKL, encoded by the coding sequence ATGTCGATTAAGTCGGACAGCTGGATCAAGGAAATGGCGCTCAAGCATCGCATGATCGAACCCTTCGCCGACCGGCAGGTCCGCCAGGGCGTGATCTCCTATGGCGTCTCCTCGTACGGCTACGACATGCGGGTGGCCGATGAGTTCAAGGTGTTCACCAACGTGCGCACGACGGTGGTTGATCCCAAGCAGTTCGACGCCAACGCCTTTGTGGAGATTCAGGCGGATGTCTGCACGATCCCGCCCAACTCGTTTGCGCTGGCGCGCTCGGTGGAATACTTCCGCATTCCGCGCCGTGTGCTGACCGTCTGTGTCGGCAAATCGACCTATGCCCGCTGCGGCATCATCACCAATGTGACTCCCTTCGAGCCGGAGTGGGAGGGATTCGTCACGCTCGAGATTTCCAACACCACGCCCCTGCCGGCGCGCATCTACGCCAACGAGGGGATCGCCCAGGTGCTCTTCTTTGAGTCCGACGAGGACTGCGAAGTCTCTTACGCCGACAAGAAGGGGAAATATCAGGGCCAGCAGGGCATTACTGTCCCGAAACTCTAA
- a CDS encoding 6-carboxytetrahydropterin synthase — protein sequence MITLARTYRFAAAHTLRSPHLSGAENARVYGKCAHPAGHGHDYHLEFQLRAPRLTDDVVVGHGWLDQLVARVIAPRFDRRDLNQTFGEDFITTGENLAVAAHRLLAPHLPDGVALTVRLVETEKNSFAFHGQ from the coding sequence ATGATCACGCTGGCGCGGACCTATCGCTTTGCGGCGGCGCACACGCTGCGGTCGCCGCATCTGAGCGGGGCGGAAAACGCGCGGGTCTACGGCAAATGCGCCCATCCCGCCGGTCACGGGCACGACTACCATCTGGAATTCCAACTGCGCGCGCCGCGGCTGACCGACGATGTGGTGGTGGGCCACGGTTGGCTCGATCAACTGGTGGCGCGGGTCATCGCGCCGCGGTTTGATCGGCGCGATCTGAATCAGACCTTCGGCGAGGATTTCATCACCACCGGCGAGAACCTCGCCGTCGCCGCCCACCGGCTGCTGGCGCCCCATCTGCCCGATGGGGTGGCGCTGACGGTGCGGTTGGTGGAAACCGAGAAGAACTCATTTGCCTTCCACGGGCAATGA
- a CDS encoding 6-carboxytetrahydropterin synthase: MTVSVTRKARFCAGHRYWRADWTPEKNREVFGACANEHGHGHNYTLEVTVRGPVDPQTGMVINLTDLDRLIQQRVIERIDHRNLNIDIPELAGRIPTTEVLADFIWNALDGRLPVGELDEVRVYEADDLWSARRRPS; this comes from the coding sequence ATGACCGTTTCCGTGACCCGCAAAGCACGTTTCTGCGCCGGGCATCGCTACTGGCGCGCCGACTGGACTCCGGAGAAGAATCGCGAGGTCTTCGGCGCCTGCGCCAACGAGCATGGCCACGGGCACAACTACACGCTCGAGGTCACGGTGCGCGGACCGGTTGATCCGCAGACCGGCATGGTGATCAACCTCACCGACCTCGACCGGCTGATCCAACAGCGCGTGATTGAGCGCATCGACCATCGCAATCTGAATATCGACATTCCCGAGCTGGCCGGACGCATCCCCACCACCGAAGTGCTGGCCGACTTCATCTGGAACGCGCTGGATGGCCGTCTGCCGGTCGGCGAACTCGACGAGGTGCGCGTCTACGAGGCCGATGACCTGTGGTCCGCGCGGCGGAGGCCATCATGA
- the panC gene encoding pantoate--beta-alanine ligase, whose translation MTVARSIASVRRQVAAWRARGLRVGLVPTMGALHEGHLSLVRRCRRLCDRTVVSIFVNPTQFGPREDFSSYPRTWKSDLRVCRRAGVDLIFAPSVETMYPEGFATMIRVGPIGDLWEGAARPGHFEGVATVVAKLFYIIGPDVAIFGQKDYQQTVVIRRMVTDLNLPVRLVVAPTVREPGGLAMSSRNAYLDALSRQDARSIHRSLLWAGREIRAGRRNVARLTRVMTGMIEAGGRFDVDQIGFCDPATLASKKTAVPPLVILVAARCRVKGPALGRRYIDNLLIR comes from the coding sequence GTGACCGTGGCGCGCTCCATCGCTTCCGTGCGCCGCCAGGTGGCCGCCTGGCGGGCGCGGGGGTTGCGTGTGGGGCTGGTCCCCACCATGGGCGCCTTGCATGAGGGGCATCTGTCGCTGGTGCGCCGCTGCCGCCGGCTCTGCGATCGCACCGTGGTCTCGATCTTCGTCAACCCCACCCAATTCGGCCCGCGCGAGGATTTCTCCAGCTACCCCCGGACCTGGAAAAGTGACCTGCGCGTCTGCCGCCGCGCGGGGGTCGATCTGATTTTTGCGCCGTCGGTGGAGACAATGTACCCCGAGGGATTCGCGACGATGATTCGTGTCGGCCCGATCGGCGATCTCTGGGAGGGCGCGGCGCGTCCGGGGCACTTCGAGGGCGTCGCCACGGTGGTGGCCAAGCTGTTTTACATCATCGGGCCGGACGTGGCGATCTTCGGGCAAAAGGATTACCAGCAGACCGTGGTGATCCGGCGCATGGTGACCGACCTCAATCTGCCGGTGCGGCTGGTGGTTGCGCCGACGGTGCGCGAGCCGGGCGGCCTTGCGATGTCGTCGCGAAATGCGTATCTTGATGCGCTCAGCCGCCAGGACGCGCGTTCGATTCACCGCTCGCTGCTGTGGGCGGGACGGGAGATTCGCGCCGGACGGCGCAACGTGGCGCGGCTGACGAGGGTTATGACCGGAATGATCGAAGCCGGGGGACGTTTCGACGTCGACCAGATCGGCTTCTGCGACCCGGCGACACTGGCATCAAAAAAGACCGCCGTCCCGCCGCTGGTGATCCTGGTGGCGGCGCGTTGCCGCGTCAAGGGACCCGCCCTGGGCCGGCGCTATATCGACAATCTCTTGATCCGTTGA
- a CDS encoding CDP-alcohol phosphatidyltransferase family protein, producing the protein MNRTRTTTAIDWDAIHKLPRGWRYCNISVLWIPYYRWAIRVFYHLRVRHELVTLASIVSGLAAAALIAGARALPMFVVAAILVHLKDLFDACDGALARLTGTGHRLGRFLDTIGDGVVFTAWIAAAAWRAPDVGLSGRAAVIWGIVAWVSLFLQCSYFNFHQLHYIRLAGARLTSRLDERAETGQGPVAWMARIYDLWFGWQDRLLAAFDRRLRHRLGIPDASAERWYGHRGFMVANSALCFGTQAFVLILFVAGQHPFWFLPAIAVGLNLYWLGIVLARMVVFRRGL; encoded by the coding sequence GTGAATCGGACGCGCACAACCACTGCCATCGATTGGGACGCCATCCACAAACTGCCGCGGGGCTGGCGGTATTGCAACATCAGCGTGCTCTGGATCCCCTACTACCGGTGGGCGATCCGCGTCTTCTACCATCTGCGGGTCCGTCATGAGCTGGTCACGCTCGCCTCGATCGTCTCCGGCCTGGCCGCCGCGGCCCTGATCGCCGGCGCGCGTGCGCTGCCGATGTTTGTTGTGGCCGCGATTCTGGTTCATCTCAAAGACCTCTTCGACGCCTGCGATGGGGCGCTGGCGCGTCTGACCGGCACCGGCCATCGACTGGGACGATTCCTCGACACCATCGGCGACGGCGTTGTCTTTACCGCCTGGATTGCGGCGGCGGCCTGGCGCGCGCCGGATGTGGGTTTGTCCGGTCGTGCCGCGGTGATCTGGGGGATCGTTGCCTGGGTGTCGCTTTTCCTGCAATGCTCGTACTTCAATTTCCATCAATTGCACTATATCCGCCTGGCGGGCGCGCGCCTGACCAGCCGTCTCGATGAACGGGCAGAGACGGGCCAGGGGCCGGTCGCGTGGATGGCCCGTATCTATGATCTCTGGTTTGGCTGGCAGGACCGGCTGTTGGCCGCTTTTGATCGCCGGCTGCGCCACCGGCTGGGAATTCCCGACGCGTCCGCGGAGCGCTGGTACGGGCATCGCGGCTTCATGGTGGCCAATTCGGCCCTCTGCTTCGGCACGCAGGCCTTTGTCCTGATTCTCTTCGTTGCGGGTCAACATCCCTTCTGGTTTCTGCCGGCGATCGCGGTCGGGCTGAACCTTTATTGGCTGGGTATTGTTCTGGCCCGTATGGTTGTGTTTCGTAGAGGCCTATGA
- a CDS encoding patatin-like phospholipase family protein gives MRRVRFHHLPARPLRGLWLATLTMLVWTATGATQPLDLLQPHSPLSGRDDSSGPRVALALAGGGARGIAHIGVLRALEERGIAVDLICGVSMGAIIGGLYASGISTDSLEALVHRVDWDRLLQNTPSRAQLLLSQKDESAEWFFSLPLRGLEPVWPTGATSGQGLYNYLISLTQRATYLSQSDFDHLPTRFRAVATDLITGERVVLARGGLAAALRASMAFPLAVSPLRLDGYLLADGGLIDPLPVILADSLSDCPVVAVNTASGMAPADKLDDPYALANQATTVMTHERLARAWAAADYRCAPIGDELSNVDFDRVDSLLALGYRAGRVLADEIHARSERLPLVAIAGAEPIRYRVDTVILAGHSVIADSVLRAALALRPSQRYTAAELRAAIRRLESAYTARDFSLAAVTHAALDSAGALAVTIDEARLAGIKLDGNRTVKSWVILRSFPLKIGTPFNAARMARGLADMHATGLFEQVTSEVVHSPNGPVVHLTVTEKSTDALRLGLHHNLEYQTEGFIQWAKTNLFGLGNELTAHAQYAPRRTLYFARLKSDRIFRTYLTASLRVYHHKHERFPYRDHERLPSFITTRDGVEFSIGQNISRFAQMSLLVGAENIDHEIDSVETEYRHSRIAAVARLDDLDHAEFPTRGRRLRAQLSWGDDFFDGDLVYRAFTADGEWFHSPGKRLTLSIGARFGSADRVLPMFERFSLGGRRSFMGLADDELLGDRLVAGSLGARYQFLSIGYATGRVDLGNAWSKGSDIDFWGALRAGVGVGLLFETPLGPLALAYGLADRGYTKFYFSWGHDF, from the coding sequence ATGCGCCGCGTCCGCTTCCACCATCTGCCTGCGCGCCCGCTTCGAGGACTCTGGCTGGCGACGCTGACCATGCTGGTATGGACCGCGACGGGAGCGACTCAGCCCCTCGATCTGCTGCAACCACACTCCCCGCTCTCCGGCCGCGATGATTCATCCGGCCCGCGGGTGGCGTTGGCGCTGGCCGGCGGGGGCGCGCGCGGGATCGCGCACATCGGCGTTCTGCGCGCCCTGGAAGAACGGGGGATCGCCGTAGACCTCATCTGCGGCGTCTCGATGGGCGCCATCATCGGCGGCCTGTACGCCTCCGGGATCAGCACCGACTCCCTCGAAGCGCTGGTGCATCGCGTCGATTGGGATCGGCTGCTGCAGAACACCCCGTCGCGGGCCCAACTGCTGCTCTCACAGAAAGACGAGAGCGCCGAGTGGTTCTTCAGTCTGCCTCTGCGGGGGCTTGAACCGGTCTGGCCCACCGGCGCCACGTCGGGGCAGGGACTCTACAATTATCTGATCTCGCTGACCCAGCGCGCCACCTACCTGTCGCAATCGGATTTCGACCATTTGCCGACGCGATTCCGCGCGGTGGCCACCGACCTGATCACCGGAGAACGCGTGGTGCTTGCGCGCGGCGGCCTGGCCGCGGCCTTGCGCGCGTCGATGGCCTTTCCCCTGGCCGTCTCGCCGTTGCGTCTGGATGGCTACCTGCTGGCCGACGGCGGGTTGATCGATCCGCTGCCGGTCATTCTGGCCGATTCGCTGTCCGACTGCCCGGTGGTGGCGGTCAACACCGCCTCGGGCATGGCGCCGGCCGATAAGCTCGATGATCCCTACGCGCTGGCCAATCAGGCCACGACCGTCATGACGCATGAGCGGTTGGCGCGCGCCTGGGCAGCCGCCGACTACCGCTGCGCACCGATCGGCGATGAGCTAAGCAACGTCGATTTCGATCGGGTCGATTCGCTCCTCGCCCTCGGATACCGTGCCGGCCGCGTGTTGGCCGACGAGATCCACGCCCGGTCCGAGCGACTGCCGCTGGTGGCGATCGCGGGGGCCGAGCCGATTCGTTACCGGGTCGACACGGTGATCCTCGCCGGCCACAGCGTCATTGCCGATTCGGTCCTGCGCGCGGCGCTGGCGCTGCGGCCCAGTCAACGGTACACGGCCGCCGAATTGCGGGCGGCGATCCGCCGTCTGGAATCGGCCTACACCGCGCGCGATTTCTCGCTGGCCGCCGTCACGCATGCCGCGCTCGACAGCGCGGGCGCGCTGGCGGTCACCATTGACGAGGCGCGTTTGGCCGGCATCAAACTCGACGGCAACCGCACGGTCAAAAGCTGGGTCATCCTGCGCAGTTTCCCGCTGAAGATCGGCACGCCGTTCAATGCCGCGCGGATGGCGCGCGGCCTGGCCGACATGCACGCCACCGGGCTGTTCGAGCAGGTCACCAGCGAGGTCGTCCATTCCCCCAACGGTCCGGTGGTGCATCTGACGGTGACGGAAAAGTCGACCGACGCATTGCGCCTGGGGTTGCATCACAACCTCGAGTACCAGACCGAGGGGTTCATCCAATGGGCGAAGACCAATCTGTTCGGGCTGGGCAACGAACTGACCGCGCATGCGCAGTACGCGCCGCGCCGAACGCTCTATTTCGCGCGGCTTAAATCGGACCGGATTTTCCGCACCTATCTGACCGCCTCGCTGCGGGTGTACCACCACAAGCACGAGCGCTTTCCCTATCGCGACCACGAACGTCTGCCGTCATTCATCACGACGCGCGATGGGGTCGAGTTCTCGATCGGCCAGAACATCTCGCGTTTCGCGCAGATGTCGCTTCTGGTCGGCGCCGAGAACATCGATCACGAGATCGACTCGGTCGAGACCGAGTACCGCCATTCGCGGATTGCGGCGGTGGCGCGCCTGGACGATCTCGATCATGCCGAATTCCCCACGCGCGGCCGGCGGTTGAGGGCGCAGTTGAGTTGGGGGGATGACTTCTTCGACGGCGACCTGGTCTACCGCGCCTTCACTGCCGACGGCGAGTGGTTCCATTCGCCGGGCAAACGGCTCACGCTGTCGATTGGCGCGCGCTTTGGCTCCGCCGACCGGGTCCTGCCGATGTTCGAGCGCTTCTCGCTGGGAGGACGCCGATCCTTCATGGGACTGGCCGATGACGAGTTGCTCGGCGACCGTCTCGTGGCCGGCTCGTTGGGGGCGCGCTACCAGTTCCTGTCAATCGGCTATGCGACGGGGCGCGTCGATCTGGGCAACGCCTGGTCCAAAGGCAGCGACATCGATTTCTGGGGCGCCTTGCGCGCGGGGGTCGGAGTCGGACTGCTGTTTGAGACGCCGCTGGGGCCGTTGGCGCTCGCCTATGGCCTGGCCGACCGCGGGTACACGAAGTTCTATTTCAGCTGGGGGCACGACTTCTGA
- the panD gene encoding aspartate 1-decarboxylase, translating into MLIPTLRAKIHRARITDANLNYEGSIAISPELLRATGISVYERVQVVNLNNGERFETYVIEGKPGEMCLNGPAARLGLTGDIVIVLAYAYIDPATEKVTPKIVHVDAKNRPLPA; encoded by the coding sequence ATGCTGATCCCGACTCTCCGCGCCAAGATACACCGCGCCCGCATCACCGACGCCAACCTCAACTACGAGGGCTCGATCGCAATCAGTCCCGAGTTGCTGCGTGCCACCGGAATTTCGGTCTACGAGCGCGTGCAGGTGGTCAATCTCAACAACGGCGAGCGGTTCGAGACGTACGTCATCGAGGGCAAGCCCGGGGAGATGTGCCTCAACGGCCCCGCGGCGCGTCTGGGGCTGACCGGCGACATCGTGATCGTGCTGGCCTACGCCTACATCGATCCGGCGACCGAGAAGGTAACGCCGAAGATCGTCCATGTCGACGCGAAGAATCGCCCGCTGCCCGCCTGA
- the folE gene encoding GTP cyclohydrolase I FolE, which translates to MALEDTIRTLLQEIGEDPGREGLLKTPSRVAESMRFLTRGYRQDAAELLNGALFTEENKEMVVVRDIDFFSLCEHHLLPFFGKCHVAYIPDHKIIGLSKLPRIVDMYARRLQVQERLTKQIADTIAEAVKPLGVAVVMEAEHLCMQMRGVEKQNSVALTSTMLGVFKDCPMTRSEFLDLIHRPGIR; encoded by the coding sequence ATGGCGCTGGAAGACACCATACGTACCCTGCTTCAGGAGATCGGCGAGGACCCCGGTCGGGAGGGGCTTCTGAAGACCCCGTCGCGGGTGGCCGAATCGATGCGGTTTCTCACCCGCGGCTACCGTCAGGATGCGGCCGAACTGCTCAACGGCGCGCTCTTCACCGAAGAGAACAAGGAAATGGTGGTGGTGCGCGACATCGACTTTTTCAGTCTCTGCGAGCATCACCTGCTTCCGTTTTTCGGCAAGTGCCATGTCGCCTACATCCCCGACCACAAGATCATCGGCCTGTCCAAACTGCCGCGCATCGTCGACATGTACGCCCGCCGTCTGCAAGTGCAGGAGCGGCTGACCAAGCAGATCGCCGACACCATCGCCGAGGCCGTCAAACCGCTCGGCGTGGCGGTGGTGATGGAAGCCGAGCACCTCTGCATGCAGATGCGCGGGGTGGAAAAGCAAAACTCGGTCGCGCTCACCTCGACCATGCTCGGAGTCTTCAAGGATTGCCCGATGACCCGTTCGGAGTTCCTCGACCTGATCCACCGGCCGGGCATTCGTTAG
- a CDS encoding VanZ family protein, producing MKPRAITAFRILSVLYAVLVSTVSSWPSIRLPDLGIDWTDKFAHFAQYAVFACLVAGGWARAGGWRAWKTQWRPVLFLLLFAAVDELHQLWIPRREASFLDWTADSLGILFGFAVGLILWRRSPK from the coding sequence ATGAAACCGCGCGCCATCACGGCATTTCGCATCCTGTCGGTTCTCTACGCGGTGTTGGTGTCGACGGTCTCTTCATGGCCGAGCATCCGGCTGCCCGATCTGGGCATCGATTGGACCGACAAGTTCGCGCACTTTGCCCAGTATGCGGTGTTTGCCTGTCTGGTCGCCGGGGGCTGGGCGCGGGCGGGCGGGTGGCGCGCCTGGAAAACCCAGTGGCGGCCCGTCCTGTTTCTGCTGCTGTTTGCCGCCGTCGACGAACTGCATCAACTCTGGATCCCCCGGCGCGAGGCCAGTTTCCTCGACTGGACCGCCGACAGTCTGGGCATCCTGTTCGGGTTTGCCGTGGGACTGATCCTCTGGCGACGATCGCCCAAGTGA
- a CDS encoding zinc ribbon domain-containing protein has translation MTTAPRCEACGMPMSRPSQHGNGNSGGRLCIYCTDPAGNLKPRSEIREGMIQYTMKLESWTREKAEQEVDRQMSYLPAWQNVG, from the coding sequence ATGACCACCGCCCCGCGGTGCGAGGCGTGCGGCATGCCGATGTCACGGCCGTCACAGCACGGCAACGGCAATTCCGGCGGCCGTCTCTGCATCTACTGCACCGATCCGGCGGGCAACCTGAAGCCCCGTAGTGAGATTCGGGAGGGAATGATCCAGTACACGATGAAGCTGGAAAGCTGGACCCGCGAGAAAGCCGAGCAGGAAGTCGACCGTCAGATGTCGTATCTCCCCGCCTGGCAGAATGTGGGATAG